AGCGATGAGGCTCCGTTGGCTGACCATGGTGCTTGTCTACGGGTTGCTTGCAGGCTGCAGTGAGCCTGGCACACACGCGGGTTTTGCCGGTCTGGGCGGAACGGCCGGCACTGACAACGGATTCGAGCAGCCGGGACCGGGCACGGAACTGGTTTTCCCCCGGGACTTCGGCCCTCATCCGGCCCATCGCATCGAATGGTGGTACCTCACCGCAAACCTGGAAACGGACGCCGGCGAACCACTGGGGCTGCAGTGGACCCAGTTCCGCCAGGCCATCGAGCCCCGGGATTATGCATCCCCGTCACCGGAGCCCTCGGGCTGGCCATTAAAGGCGGCCTGGATGGCCCATGCCGCCGTCAGCTACCGGGGGCAGCATTGGTTCGGCGAACGACTGGCCCGGGGTGATCTGGGCCAGGCCGGTGCCACCGCGGAGCCCTTCCAGGTCTGGCTCGACCATTGGCAACTGACCACGGGCGAATCGTCGGACCAGTGGCAGCTAAAGGTCAGTCATGGGCAACCCGCCACGGAGGACTACTGGGCGTTTGATCTTGAGCTGACCGTGCGGGGGGCGCCGGTGGCTCACGGGGTTGACGGGTTCAGTGCCAAGTCGGCCAGCGGTGAAGGCTCCATGTATTTCAGCCTGGTGGACATCGAGGTGACCGGACAGGTGAGGTTAGGGCGTGAAACGCTGTCGGTAAGCGGCAAGGCCTGGTTCGACCGGGAGTGGAGTAGCCAGTTTCTGAAAGCGGGTCAGCAGGGCTGGGACTGGTTTGCCCTGCACCTGGATTCTGGCGACAAACTGATGGCGTTCCAGCTAAGGGAGCAGCAAGATCATTTCCGCTCCGGCACCTGGATACCGGCGGGTGGTGAACCGATTGCTCTGGCTCCGGGCCAGTTGCAGTTGGAGCCGGGGGCTGGTGCCGGGCCTGTTCCCACCCGGTGGCGCTTGACGGTGCCGGACCATGATCTGGATCTGACGCTGTCGGCTCCCCCAGGTAACTACACCAACGATGGTTTGTATCCCTACTGGGAAAGCCCGGTAACGGTGACTGGCAGTCACGAAGGTGTTGGTTATATGGAGCTTACGGGCTACTCCGAACAGTAGCGCGCTACCAGACCAGGTCGCCGGATGGTGAAGTCTGCTCAGACCGCAGATCAATGATCGCTTCCTGGCTTTGCTGTTCGGCTTCAATCAGCTCCCGTAATCGGATTTCCTGTTCTTCCAAGGGGCCAGACAGGTCAATGATGATTTCCACGCGCCGGTTCTTGGCCCGGTTGTCTGCGGTGGTGTTTGCCACCCGGGGGCGGGTATCGGCCAGGCCGGTCACTCGCAGGCGCTCGGGCGACACCTGTTCCCGGGCCAGCAACACATTAGCCACTGCGGCTGCCCGGGCCGCTGACAGGTCCCAGTTGCTGAAGAATCTTTCCGTACGGATCGGGATGTTGTCGGTGTGGCCTTCTACCGCCAGATCGCCGGGCATGTCGGCCAGCACCTCTGCCATGTCAAGCAGCAAGCCCTCGAATTCCCAGGTCAGCTGAGCAGACCCGGACGGGAAGGATCCCTTCTCTTCGACCCGGATGACAATTCGGCGCTGGTCTTCCGAGACATTGATGCGCCCGTCCATAATCGCCGGCTCCAGTACTTCCAGGATCTCTGCCAGGTTGGCATCCATCTGTTCCTGAAGGGCGTCCTGCACCGCCTGCTCGGTGGGGTCGTTAAGTGTCTGCAGTTGCGGCTGCTGATCGGTGGTGGTCTGGCGGATTTCATTGACCACCGTCGGCTCCGGCGGTGCCGGTGAGAACTTGTCGAAGATCGGGCTGGTGCCCATGGGGACTTCCAGGGCCGGAACCTCCCGCTGAACGCCAAAGGCTTTGGATAATTCACCGGCAATCTGCTTGAACTTCTGGGCGTCGATTTCGGAGAACGACAGCAGTAACACGAAGAAGCACATCAGCAACGACATCAGGTCGGCAAAGGTGACAACCCAGGCCGGTATCGCACGCTTTTCCTCTTCCGGTAACTCGTCCATGGTCAGTCGCTTGCCGTCTCCGCTTCACCGTTCTTTGCGCGCTCTTTCGGGGGCAGGTAAGAAGACAGCATCTGTTCAATGATTCGGGGGTTGGTGCCTTCCTGTATGGCCACCAGCGCATCAATGTAGAGGGACTGCATACGGGCTTCTTCGGTCATTCGCAGCGACAGTTTGTCGGCGATGGGCGTGGCAATCATGGTGGCGATCATGGCGCCGTAAAGCGTGGTAAGGAGCGCCACCGCCATGGCCGGGCCGATGGATTTCGGGTCTTCCATATTCGACAGCATCTGTACCAGACCGATCAAGGTACCGATCATACCCATGGCCGGCGCCACATCAGCGAGGGCGTTGAACACCTTGGCCCCGGAACGGTTGTGGTCCAGGGTCATCAACCGTTCTTTGTTAAGCAGCTGTTTAATGGTGTTGGCGTCCTGGCCATCCACCAGCATCTGAATGCCCTGGGCCAGAAACGGAGAGCTGACGTCCCGGCCCTCAAGCCCCAGAACACCCTGTTTACGAGCTATCTGCGCGACTTCAACCAGCTCGTCTATGCTGGCCTGGGTTTCTGGCAGTTTGAACTTGAAGGCGCGGGCAGTCACTTTGAAGGCATCGAAAAACTGGCTAAAACTGAACTTTGCGAGAACCACCAGCAGGCTGCCCCCGACCACGATCAGCAAAGATGCCGGGTTGAGAAACACCTCAGGGGACACGCCCAGTATCACTGCCGATGCAATAAGCATGATGGCGCCGACCAGGCCGATCAGGGTGGCAAAATCCACGGTTACTCCGTTAACTGCACAGGGTTGGGGAGGAGGGACGAGAGAATACCCTCTGATTATTCCTTAATCAATTGTCATTGTGGTGACGTTGTTGTCTTCCTGCTGTGCTTTCCAGGCGGCATAGCGGTGGAGGTCTGACTCCACCAGTTTCAGGCACAGCGCCACTACGCCGGCGTCGTCGAGAAAGCCGATGCCGAAAATGATGTCTGGAATCAGATCGATGGGGTTCAGCACATACAATAGCGCGCCGGCGATGGCGGCAATGCTTTTCCAGGGAATGGCTCGATAATCGCCCCGCCAGTAATCCCGAACCAACGCAAACATCAAACGGACGTCGGTGGTGAACCGGCGCAACCGGCCGCTGCTGAGCACCTTTTTCTCAATCGCTTTCTGGCGCTCTAATAGAGACTCCAGGTCGTCCTTGCCAACCTTGTCTGCCTCGTGTTTCAGTTGTGAGGCCGCTGCTTTTTCGGAGAAGAATGCCATAGCTCGGTCCGGTGGTTTTTCAATACCTGTAACGGTAACGAAACTCGTGTGCGCCGTCATCTGTGTTTGTACTGGGTCGGGCAGTGAGCCCGTAAAACACCCTCCGGCCTCAGCCGGGCATGCTTTGTGTTACGCCCGCTGACACGCTTGCGCCAAAGCCGGAAACTGCCCGCTTTCAGCTCCCGACGCATCAACTTGATGACTTCTTTCTCCGGCAGCCCAAAGCAGGCTTCGATGGCCTCAAAGGGTGTGCGGTCTTCCCAGGCCATTTCGATAACCCGAGACAGGTCTTCAGGTGTCAGTGTGGAGCTCATCGCAACACCTCAGCCCACAAAGATCCGTTTGGCCAGGCCTGCGCCTTTCAGACCTCGGATCGCCAGGGTGGTCACCAGCCCGCCAATCATGGCGCCTACCACACCGCAGGTGAGGATGTCCTGCCCGGTCAGGTACAGGCCTGGGATATCCGTTTTTGGCCTCAGCCAGCGCTGCTCAAAGCGTTCCGGGGTGTGGTCCAGGCCATAGAGTTCACCTTGCTCGTAACGACAGAACCAGGCCGTAGAGAGTGGTGTGGAGGTTTCCACATAGTCCACCTTGCCCCGGAGCTGGGGCAGCTTCTCATACATCACCTCCAGCAACTGGTCGGTGATCCGGGCTTTCACTGCCTCGTAATCATCACCCCGTTTGCCCCAGGTGGAGCCCTGCCAGGGCTCGAACATCTCCCAGGTAGTGGGCGCAACAATTTCGATAGTGGAGGTGTCGGGCCAGCGGTTCTGGTAATCCGGGTCTTTGGCCGCCGGGAACGAGATGTAGACCACGGGGAAAGGCGCGCTCTGGGGGTCTTTCAGGAACTGCTCCACATTGCCATCGTGGTCTGCGCTCGGGTAAATCCAGAAGTTGGTGCGGGGCAAACCGAGCCGGTCGGGCGTGCCTTTCAGGCCGATGTACAGACCGATATGTGGCATGGATGGCTTGATGTGCTCCCGGTTGCCGGGATAGCCAATGCTGTCAGCGACGGACTCGGGCAACAGTCGTTCGAAGGTATTGATCACCCCCGCATTGCTGATCACTAGTGGGGCGCGGATCTCATGGTCGTCTGCCATACGCACGCCAACGGCCTTGCCTTTCTCGATCAGGATTTCCTTCACGTCGGCGTAGGTAAGCACATCGCCGCCTCCGGCCTGGACCACCGGAATGATGGTTTTGGCGATTTCCGAGGCGCCGCCCACCGGGTAGAAACCGCCGTACAGGTAGTGCTTGGCGATCAACGCATGCACCATGAAACTGGAGTGCTTCGGGGTAACCCCGCAATCGCCCCACTGGCCGGTGATGGCGCCAATCAGTTCCTGGTTGTCGGTCAGGTCGCTTAGCACCTCGTAGGTGGTTCGGTTAAAACAGTCCGGGAGGACGGTTTTCAGGCCCCGGGAAATCAACGGGCCGGCCAGGGTCGGGGACAGCTTGGACAGGGTGTACCACTGCATGCCGTCGGCAACTTTTCCGAGCAGGGCCAGGTAGCGATCGATGGCTTCACTTTCGTTCGGGAACGAGGCCAACAGGGAATGTCGCAAGCCTTCCTTGCCGGCCCTGAGGTTGACGACCTTGTCGCCCAGGAAGAAACGGTCGTAGTTCTCGTCCATGGGCGCCCATTCAAGCTTGCCGTCGGTGATGTAATCGAACAGCCGGCGGCCAAGAGTATGGCGGGCTCCCATGTCACCAATGTAGTGCACACCCACGTCCCATTCATAGCCGTTGCGGGCGTAGCTGTGGGTGTAGCCGCCAGCGGTGTAGTGCTGCTCGAGAACCAGCACCTTGTGACCGGCCTTGGACAGGCAGGCGGCAGTGGTCAGGCCGCCAATGCCGGAGCCGATCACCACGGCGTCATAAGGGCCTTGCAAACGGCTGGCTCGATAGCGGGTGCCGATACGGATGGAGCTGGGTGTCAGTGTTTTTGAGGTTGTTTTCTTTACCACCACGATTTTCCCCACATGTGCGGATTGGCCCAGTTATCGGGATTGTTCCAGGCCCGTTTGTGGTTGTAAGTATCCAGATTGTAGGTGTAAAGCGTGAGTGCGCCGTTCTCGGTTTCCAGCTCTGCGTGGCGCTGGAAACCCAGAGCGATGAAATCGGTAAAGCCCCAATCGGAGGACTGGGGCATAACGACGGCAATCTGGTGGGCGCCGTAGTTCCTCAGTTGGCCCAGTAATAGGGCGCCTTCTTCGTAGGGAAGGTGCTCAAGGGTGTCGGTGATCAGGGCCAGATCCGGTGTCTGGGCCGGTGGCAGGTGGGCGTTTGGGTCTTTGGTGTCCAGAGTCAGTAACTGGCACCCTGCCTGCTGCTTCCAGACCGCTGCAACGTCGTTGGCGGTGCTGCCGCAAGAAAGCAGGGTTTGGGGTTGGCTGGTGTCGATGATTCGTGCCAGAACCTTGGCCGGGCTGTCCGCTGATGTGCTCATAGAATGGGCCAGTCTGCTGCGTCCACGGTATGCAGGCCCACCGGTTGTGAAGACCTGCCCTGCCATCGTTCAACGAAGGCTCCATCAGGATCGTATTGTTGCGCCTGCTTGTCCAGATTGAATTGCCGCAAGCCTCGCGGGTCTGCGCCCACGCCGGCCAGATACTGCCAGTTGCCGTAGTTGCTGGCGACATCGTAGTCCACCAACTGCTGCTCAAACCAGGCTGCGCCGTAGCGCCAGTCCAGCTCCAGTTCATGCACGAAGCAGCTGGCGACCAATTGCCTGGCCCGGTTGCTCATGTAGCCGGTTTCGCGCAGTTGGTTCATGGCGGCGTTGACGATGGGATACTGGGTGTTTCCTTCGCACCAGGCCTTAAAACGATGGCCATAGAAGGTCACCTGCCGATGCTTGCGTTGCACACCATCCCGGCGGAACAGGCGGCTGCCGTGTTTGAGCGCGTACCAGTAGAAGTATTCGCGCCAGAGTAGCTCGAACCAGAGCCAGTAGGTGGAATCGTTGCGGGTGTGCTGGCGCTCGTAGTCTTCGATGGTGGCAGCCACCTCCCGAGCCGACAGGCTGCCATTGGCCAGCCAGGGGGAAAACTTGGAGGACGAGTCCCAGTCATCCAGGGCGTTACGGGTTTCCTTGTAGGTGGCAATGCCGTGGTTGCCAAAGCAATACTCTTGCAGGCGCGCCAGCCCGGCAGTCTCTCCGCCCGTAAACGCCAGCGCCGATGAGGGCTCCGGGATCGGCGGGCACTCACCCCGGTTGTCCTCCGGGAACCCGGGTGGCGGTGGCAGGGCGGTCAGCGTGCGAATACGCAGAAGATCGGGGCCCCGGTCGCCCTGCTTCTCGATCCGCTTGCGGAACTGGGAAAAGGTTCCGGGCAGCTCGCTGACAGGCATAGGCAGCGAGCCTTCTGTATACAGGCTCAGGGTTTCGAACTCCTGAAACAGGGTGTTTGGCAGCTTCTGTTGAAGCACCTGCCACTGTTGCGCTTCGATGGTGCCGGGCTGGCGTGAGCGAATAACGCGATCAATGGAATGCTGGTGAACCAGCCCAGGGAGTGCCTGCTCCGGTTCTGCGAAGGCAATGTGCAGCCGCTGCCCCAGGGCCCGCAGGCGGCGCTCCAGGTCGGTCAGACTTTGCCACAGAAACCGCCATCGATGCTCACCCATCGCCCGGCACTGGAATGGCCCGTTGGCAAACCATCGTGGATCCACCACGTACACGCACAGCAACATGTCAGAGCGGGCCGCTGCCAGCAGCGCTGCGTTGTCGTGCATTCGCAGGTCGCGGGTAAACCAGTAAAGCGTTTTCAAAGTATTAAACCTTCTGAAAAAGTTACCGGAACATACGTCAGTAATTGCCCGGAGGATTGGCATCTGTTTCAGGCCTTGAGGGCACTGACGTGCTAAAGTCCAAGGTTAATGCTGGCAGGCAATTCGACTCAACCGGATACCAGGAGATTGAAAGTGATTAAATCCCGCGCGGCTGTAGCGTTTGAGGCTAACAAGCCACTGGAAATTGTGGAAGTGGATGTGGCACCGCCTCAAGAAGGCGAAGTGCTGGTGAAGATTGTCGCCACCGGTGTGTGCCATACCGATGCCTACACTCTGTCTGGTGCCGACCCGGAGGGCCTGTTTCCGACCATCCTGGGCCATGAAGGTGGGGGTATTGTGGAAGCGGTTGGCCCGGGCGTGAAAGATCTGAAAGTGGGTGACCATGTCATCCCCCTGTACACCGCTGAGTGTGGCGAGTGTAAGTTCTGTACGTCTGGCAAGACCAACCTGTGCGGTGCGGTGCGGGCGACCCAGGGTAAGGGCGTGATGCCCGATGGTACTTCCCGTTTCTCGTACAATGGCCAGCCGCTGTACCACTACATGGGCTGCTCCACCTTCTCCGAATACACCGTGCTGCCGGAAATCTCCCTGGCGAAGATCCCGAAAGAGGCGCCCCTTGAGAAAGTGTGTCTGCTCGGTTGTGGTGTGACCACGGGTATCGGTGCGGTGATGAACACCGCCAAGGTGGAAGAGGGTGCCACCGTGGCCATCTTCGGCCTGGGGGGTATTGGCCTGGCTGCTATTATCGGCGCCACCATGGCCAAGGCCAGCCGAATCATCGCCATCGACATCAACCCGGGCAAGTTTGATATCGCCAGGCAACTGGGTGCCACCGACGTGGTCAACCCCAACGACTATGACAAGCCGATCCAGGAAGTCATTGTTGAGATGACCGACGGCGGTGTGGACTATTCCTTCGAATGCATCGGTAACGTCAAGGTGATGCGCGCGGCCCTGGAGTGCTGCCACAAGGGCTGGGGTGAGTCGGTGATTATCGGCGTGGCCGGTGCCGGCGAAGAAATCAGTACCCGCCCGTTCCAGCTGGTGACCGGTCGGGTCTGGAAAGGCTCAGCGTTTGGTGGCGTAAAAGGCCGTACCGAGTTGCCGTCCTATGTGGAGAAAGCCGAGAAGGGTGAGATTCCGCTGGATGTATTCATCACCCATGAAATGCCGCTGGAGGACATCAACAAGGCGTTTGACCTGATGCACGAAGGCAAGAGCATTCGTACGGTGATTCACTTCTGATCAGGGATTTACCCGTATCAGAATGTCAAAGGGGAGGCCGCCGGCCTCCCCTTTATTTTTGCGGTCATGGACTCAGCCTGTTAGCTGGCCTGTAACGCCTGTACCACGGCCTTGGCGGTGCCCTCGGAAGAGGCCGGGTTTTGCCCGGTGATCAGCTTTCCATCCACCACGATGTGCGGTGCCCAGTCGTCGCCCCGACTATAGCGGGCGTTGTTCTGCTTGAGCATGTCTTCCAGCAGAAAAGGCACGATGTTGGTAAGCTGAACGGCGTCTTCTTCGGTATTACTGAAACCGGTGACTTCCCGGCCGCCTACGATGTTCTGATCCGGCTTGACGAACACGTTCTTGAACACGGCAGGCGCGTGACAGACAGCGCCGATCACTTTGTCCTGCTCGTAGGCCGTCTTGATCAGGGCGATGGACTTTTCATCCTCTGCCAGATCCCACAGCGGGCCGTGGCCGCCGGGGTAGAAAATGGCATCGAACTTGTTCATGTCCACATCCGCCAGTTTTTTAGTACTGGCAAGCATTTCACGGGCGTGGGTGTCGTCCATGAAGCGGCGGGTGGATTCGGTGAGGGCGTCTTCGGCTTCACTGTTGGGGTCTACCGGCGGTTGACCGCCTTTAGGGGACGCGAGGGTAATGTCGGCGCCGGCATCCTTGAAGACGTAGAACGGTGACGTGAACTCTTCCAGCCAGAAGCCTGTCTTGTGGCCGGTATCGCCCATTTGGTCATGGGAAGTCAGTACCATCAGTATCTTCATAGTGGTCGATCCTTGTGTCGGAGTTCAGAAACGAGTTTGATGTGCCTTACCCCGAGACCTTGTGACGGGATGGCGATATTTCAACAGGGATTACGGTTACAGGTAGGTTATGGATGCTGCGGCCTACTATACTGTCATCGTTTTACACTCATTTGACCATGGATTGAGGCCGAAATGGACGTGAGAAACACACCGCTGTGGCTGGCATCTTTACTGCTGGCGTTCT
The window above is part of the Marinobacter sp. THAF197a genome. Proteins encoded here:
- a CDS encoding lipocalin-like domain-containing protein — its product is MRLRWLTMVLVYGLLAGCSEPGTHAGFAGLGGTAGTDNGFEQPGPGTELVFPRDFGPHPAHRIEWWYLTANLETDAGEPLGLQWTQFRQAIEPRDYASPSPEPSGWPLKAAWMAHAAVSYRGQHWFGERLARGDLGQAGATAEPFQVWLDHWQLTTGESSDQWQLKVSHGQPATEDYWAFDLELTVRGAPVAHGVDGFSAKSASGEGSMYFSLVDIEVTGQVRLGRETLSVSGKAWFDREWSSQFLKAGQQGWDWFALHLDSGDKLMAFQLREQQDHFRSGTWIPAGGEPIALAPGQLQLEPGAGAGPVPTRWRLTVPDHDLDLTLSAPPGNYTNDGLYPYWESPVTVTGSHEGVGYMELTGYSEQ
- a CDS encoding flagellar motor protein MotB, producing MDELPEEEKRAIPAWVVTFADLMSLLMCFFVLLLSFSEIDAQKFKQIAGELSKAFGVQREVPALEVPMGTSPIFDKFSPAPPEPTVVNEIRQTTTDQQPQLQTLNDPTEQAVQDALQEQMDANLAEILEVLEPAIMDGRINVSEDQRRIVIRVEEKGSFPSGSAQLTWEFEGLLLDMAEVLADMPGDLAVEGHTDNIPIRTERFFSNWDLSAARAAAVANVLLAREQVSPERLRVTGLADTRPRVANTTADNRAKNRRVEIIIDLSGPLEEQEIRLRELIEAEQQSQEAIIDLRSEQTSPSGDLVW
- the pomA gene encoding flagellar motor protein PomA — translated: MDFATLIGLVGAIMLIASAVILGVSPEVFLNPASLLIVVGGSLLVVLAKFSFSQFFDAFKVTARAFKFKLPETQASIDELVEVAQIARKQGVLGLEGRDVSSPFLAQGIQMLVDGQDANTIKQLLNKERLMTLDHNRSGAKVFNALADVAPAMGMIGTLIGLVQMLSNMEDPKSIGPAMAVALLTTLYGAMIATMIATPIADKLSLRMTEEARMQSLYIDALVAIQEGTNPRIIEQMLSSYLPPKERAKNGEAETASD
- a CDS encoding YkvA family protein, with translation MAFFSEKAAASQLKHEADKVGKDDLESLLERQKAIEKKVLSSGRLRRFTTDVRLMFALVRDYWRGDYRAIPWKSIAAIAGALLYVLNPIDLIPDIIFGIGFLDDAGVVALCLKLVESDLHRYAAWKAQQEDNNVTTMTID
- a CDS encoding TIGR03643 family protein: MSSTLTPEDLSRVIEMAWEDRTPFEAIEACFGLPEKEVIKLMRRELKAGSFRLWRKRVSGRNTKHARLRPEGVLRAHCPTQYKHR
- a CDS encoding phytoene desaturase family protein, with the translated sequence MVKKTTSKTLTPSSIRIGTRYRASRLQGPYDAVVIGSGIGGLTTAACLSKAGHKVLVLEQHYTAGGYTHSYARNGYEWDVGVHYIGDMGARHTLGRRLFDYITDGKLEWAPMDENYDRFFLGDKVVNLRAGKEGLRHSLLASFPNESEAIDRYLALLGKVADGMQWYTLSKLSPTLAGPLISRGLKTVLPDCFNRTTYEVLSDLTDNQELIGAITGQWGDCGVTPKHSSFMVHALIAKHYLYGGFYPVGGASEIAKTIIPVVQAGGGDVLTYADVKEILIEKGKAVGVRMADDHEIRAPLVISNAGVINTFERLLPESVADSIGYPGNREHIKPSMPHIGLYIGLKGTPDRLGLPRTNFWIYPSADHDGNVEQFLKDPQSAPFPVVYISFPAAKDPDYQNRWPDTSTIEIVAPTTWEMFEPWQGSTWGKRGDDYEAVKARITDQLLEVMYEKLPQLRGKVDYVETSTPLSTAWFCRYEQGELYGLDHTPERFEQRWLRPKTDIPGLYLTGQDILTCGVVGAMIGGLVTTLAIRGLKGAGLAKRIFVG
- a CDS encoding DUF6231 family protein yields the protein MSTSADSPAKVLARIIDTSQPQTLLSCGSTANDVAAVWKQQAGCQLLTLDTKDPNAHLPPAQTPDLALITDTLEHLPYEEGALLLGQLRNYGAHQIAVVMPQSSDWGFTDFIALGFQRHAELETENGALTLYTYNLDTYNHKRAWNNPDNWANPHMWGKSWW
- a CDS encoding DASH family cryptochrome is translated as MKTLYWFTRDLRMHDNAALLAAARSDMLLCVYVVDPRWFANGPFQCRAMGEHRWRFLWQSLTDLERRLRALGQRLHIAFAEPEQALPGLVHQHSIDRVIRSRQPGTIEAQQWQVLQQKLPNTLFQEFETLSLYTEGSLPMPVSELPGTFSQFRKRIEKQGDRGPDLLRIRTLTALPPPPGFPEDNRGECPPIPEPSSALAFTGGETAGLARLQEYCFGNHGIATYKETRNALDDWDSSSKFSPWLANGSLSAREVAATIEDYERQHTRNDSTYWLWFELLWREYFYWYALKHGSRLFRRDGVQRKHRQVTFYGHRFKAWCEGNTQYPIVNAAMNQLRETGYMSNRARQLVASCFVHELELDWRYGAAWFEQQLVDYDVASNYGNWQYLAGVGADPRGLRQFNLDKQAQQYDPDGAFVERWQGRSSQPVGLHTVDAADWPIL
- a CDS encoding S-(hydroxymethyl)glutathione dehydrogenase/class III alcohol dehydrogenase gives rise to the protein MIKSRAAVAFEANKPLEIVEVDVAPPQEGEVLVKIVATGVCHTDAYTLSGADPEGLFPTILGHEGGGIVEAVGPGVKDLKVGDHVIPLYTAECGECKFCTSGKTNLCGAVRATQGKGVMPDGTSRFSYNGQPLYHYMGCSTFSEYTVLPEISLAKIPKEAPLEKVCLLGCGVTTGIGAVMNTAKVEEGATVAIFGLGGIGLAAIIGATMAKASRIIAIDINPGKFDIARQLGATDVVNPNDYDKPIQEVIVEMTDGGVDYSFECIGNVKVMRAALECCHKGWGESVIIGVAGAGEEISTRPFQLVTGRVWKGSAFGGVKGRTELPSYVEKAEKGEIPLDVFITHEMPLEDINKAFDLMHEGKSIRTVIHF
- a CDS encoding type 1 glutamine amidotransferase domain-containing protein codes for the protein MKILMVLTSHDQMGDTGHKTGFWLEEFTSPFYVFKDAGADITLASPKGGQPPVDPNSEAEDALTESTRRFMDDTHAREMLASTKKLADVDMNKFDAIFYPGGHGPLWDLAEDEKSIALIKTAYEQDKVIGAVCHAPAVFKNVFVKPDQNIVGGREVTGFSNTEEDAVQLTNIVPFLLEDMLKQNNARYSRGDDWAPHIVVDGKLITGQNPASSEGTAKAVVQALQAS